The following proteins come from a genomic window of Pseudomonas sp. Z8(2022):
- a CDS encoding solute carrier family 23 protein translates to MQIFKRRDGDEQPHWPFGPFKVRLPFVHYRWETAEMLQALIMFVVSLAMIPLLEKYLGLPYDVALAYVVVCGIGFMLPALLGVPFVPGWITPGIPVVLLFLGNYEPGPQAIQALFALQFLVFVIFLVLGVTRLGSALVRLIPNSMKGGIIIGAGIAALMGEISAGGRLANTPISLVLGSLICLYLMFSVSFKGLTERVPFARKIVNYGMVPGMLIAIFIGIGVGEYKMPDVKWGITAPAFGEMWNYLPFNVGFPGLDVFLLAVPTAVIAYVIAFGDIIVGQSLMQRADELRTDEVIENNVDRVHLVTAIRNALHAFFAPYPGLAGPLWTAVAATMAERYKYGRKAMDSIYSGAGTFWITGFAALFMLPLVSFFQPVLPIALSLTLILTGYICLMVGFEQLNNNTERGIAGTMGVVLAVYGAGWGLAAGAALYILVERTHLLKFTSIKDKPNEAAEAD, encoded by the coding sequence ATGCAAATTTTCAAGCGCCGTGACGGCGACGAACAACCGCACTGGCCCTTCGGCCCGTTCAAGGTGCGCCTGCCCTTCGTGCATTACCGCTGGGAAACCGCCGAGATGCTGCAGGCTCTGATCATGTTCGTGGTCAGCCTGGCGATGATCCCGCTGCTGGAAAAATACCTCGGCCTGCCCTATGACGTGGCCCTGGCCTACGTGGTGGTGTGCGGTATCGGCTTCATGCTGCCGGCGCTGCTCGGCGTGCCTTTCGTACCCGGCTGGATCACCCCCGGCATCCCCGTGGTACTGCTGTTTCTCGGCAACTACGAGCCCGGCCCGCAGGCGATCCAGGCATTGTTCGCCCTGCAGTTCCTGGTCTTCGTGATCTTCCTCGTGCTTGGCGTCACCCGCCTGGGCAGCGCCCTGGTACGGCTGATCCCCAACTCGATGAAGGGCGGCATCATCATCGGTGCCGGTATCGCCGCACTGATGGGCGAGATCAGCGCCGGCGGCCGCCTGGCCAACACCCCGATCTCCCTGGTGCTGGGCAGCCTGATCTGCCTGTACCTGATGTTCTCGGTGTCGTTCAAGGGGCTGACCGAGCGCGTTCCCTTCGCCCGCAAGATCGTCAACTACGGCATGGTGCCGGGCATGCTGATCGCCATTTTCATCGGCATCGGCGTGGGCGAGTACAAGATGCCGGACGTGAAGTGGGGCATCACTGCGCCGGCCTTCGGCGAGATGTGGAACTACCTGCCGTTCAACGTCGGTTTCCCCGGCCTGGATGTCTTCCTGCTGGCCGTTCCCACCGCGGTGATCGCCTACGTGATCGCCTTCGGTGACATCATCGTCGGCCAGTCGCTGATGCAGCGCGCCGATGAACTGCGTACCGACGAAGTGATCGAAAACAACGTCGACCGTGTGCACCTGGTAACCGCCATCCGCAACGCCCTGCACGCCTTCTTCGCGCCCTACCCGGGTCTGGCCGGCCCGCTGTGGACGGCAGTGGCGGCGACGATGGCCGAGCGCTACAAGTACGGGCGCAAGGCAATGGATTCCATCTACAGCGGCGCCGGCACCTTCTGGATCACCGGTTTCGCCGCCCTGTTCATGCTGCCGCTGGTCAGTTTCTTCCAGCCGGTGCTGCCGATCGCCCTGTCACTGACCCTGATCCTCACCGGTTACATCTGCCTGATGGTCGGGTTCGAGCAGCTCAACAACAACACCGAGCGCGGCATCGCCGGCACCATGGGGGTAGTGCTTGCCGTCTACGGCGCGGGCTGGGGCCTGGCCGCCGGTGCCGCTCTGTACATCCTGGTCGAGCGCACCCATCTGCTTAAATTCACCAGCATCAAGGACAAACCGAACGAAGCGGCCGAAGCCGACTGA
- a CDS encoding acyl-CoA synthetase has product MSIYEQGLGRAAVNHVALSPLSFIERTAAVYPHYPAVVHGSIRRNWAETYARCRRLASALAGRGIGKGDTVAVMLPNIPAMLEAHFGVPMIGAVLNTLNVRLDAEAIAFMLQHGEAKVVIADREFFDVIHAAIGMLDHPPLVIDVDDPEYGEGQPVSDLDYEAFLAEGDPEFAWQWPEDEWQAISLNYTSGTTGNPKGVVYHHRGAYLNSLGNQMTWNMGNHPVYLWTLPMFHCNGWCYPWTVTALAGVHVFLRRVDPAKILTLIRDEQVTHLCGAPIVLNALVNMPPEAKAAIDHPVKAMVAGAAPPAKVIGAVEEMGIHVTHVYGLTEVYGPVTLCAWHAEWDGLPLEERATIKARQGVRYPTLEGVMVADPKTLEPVPRDGQTIGEIFMRGNTVMKGYLKNPSATAEAFEGGWFHTGDLAVCHPDGYAEIRDRLKDIIISGGENISTIEVEGVLYRHPAVLEAAVVARPDEKWGETPCAFITLKSGQQVSDSEIMTFCREHLAGFKVPKTVVFTQLPKTSTGKIQKFVLRDMAKAL; this is encoded by the coding sequence ATGTCGATCTACGAACAGGGCCTCGGCCGCGCCGCCGTCAACCACGTTGCCCTCAGCCCGCTGAGCTTCATCGAGCGTACCGCGGCGGTATATCCGCACTACCCGGCCGTGGTGCATGGATCGATCCGCCGCAACTGGGCCGAGACCTACGCGCGCTGCCGCCGCCTGGCCTCGGCACTGGCCGGCCGCGGCATCGGCAAGGGCGACACCGTGGCGGTGATGCTGCCGAACATCCCGGCCATGCTCGAAGCGCACTTCGGCGTGCCGATGATCGGCGCGGTGCTCAATACCCTGAATGTACGCCTGGACGCCGAAGCCATCGCCTTCATGCTGCAGCATGGCGAAGCCAAGGTGGTGATCGCAGACCGCGAGTTCTTCGACGTAATCCACGCCGCCATCGGCATGCTCGATCATCCGCCGCTGGTGATCGACGTCGACGACCCCGAGTACGGCGAAGGCCAGCCGGTCAGCGACCTGGATTACGAAGCCTTCCTCGCCGAGGGTGACCCCGAGTTCGCCTGGCAGTGGCCGGAAGACGAATGGCAGGCCATCAGCCTCAACTACACCTCCGGCACCACCGGCAATCCCAAGGGCGTGGTCTATCACCACCGTGGGGCCTACCTGAACTCGCTGGGCAACCAGATGACCTGGAACATGGGCAACCACCCGGTCTACCTGTGGACCCTGCCGATGTTCCACTGCAATGGCTGGTGCTACCCCTGGACCGTCACCGCGCTGGCCGGCGTGCATGTGTTCCTGCGCCGCGTCGACCCGGCGAAGATCCTCACCCTGATCCGCGACGAGCAGGTCACCCACCTGTGCGGCGCGCCCATCGTGCTCAATGCCCTGGTCAACATGCCGCCGGAGGCCAAGGCGGCCATCGATCACCCGGTCAAGGCCATGGTCGCTGGCGCCGCGCCACCCGCCAAGGTGATCGGCGCGGTGGAGGAAATGGGCATCCACGTCACTCACGTCTATGGTCTCACCGAAGTCTACGGCCCAGTGACCCTGTGCGCCTGGCACGCCGAATGGGACGGACTGCCGTTGGAAGAGCGCGCCACCATCAAGGCCCGCCAGGGCGTGCGCTACCCGACCCTGGAAGGGGTGATGGTCGCCGATCCGAAAACCCTGGAGCCGGTACCGCGTGACGGCCAGACCATCGGCGAGATCTTCATGCGCGGCAACACCGTGATGAAGGGCTACCTGAAGAACCCCAGCGCCACCGCCGAAGCCTTCGAGGGCGGCTGGTTCCATACCGGCGACCTGGCCGTGTGCCATCCGGACGGCTACGCGGAGATCCGCGACCGCCTCAAGGACATCATCATCTCCGGTGGCGAGAACATCTCCACCATCGAGGTCGAAGGCGTGCTCTATCGCCACCCTGCCGTGCTGGAAGCCGCCGTGGTCGCCCGCCCGGACGAGAAATGGGGCGAGACGCCCTGCGCCTTCATCACCCTGAAGAGCGGTCAGCAGGTCAGCGACAGCGAGATCATGACCTTCTGCCGTGAACACCTGGCCGGGTTCAAGGTACCCAAGACCGTGGTCTTCACCCAGTTGCCGAAGACCAGCACCGGCAAGATCCAGAAGTTCGTCCTGCGCGACATGGCCAAGGCGCTGTAA
- a CDS encoding ATP-binding protein, protein MAFEARLASVPLQSWLRIQREAPPVGERAVALRCALLGCPQVRQAWYLTWQPGTRTYAQEDDGPRLPPGMGDPLEASDQALFEALGEQPSLSFETLRGLPCWLAGRLRRAALHHGQALALELASGQPGVLLLQIEDSAGLEWLPWLRELLVQMVDLASGLVRSAPLLSADPQPTLLLDAEARLLESNAALQGLLGERSLAQVGELLPVNHLPLVRACLAQGRAVEAVEAQDGERILIWSFIPDLTERRVLARCREATREVHEQREAARARRLYRLITENTTDLISRHTPDGVFLDATPASWTLLGYWPEELRGLGVDSLLHPQDQMQQAKPAREALEQDGYHTMAYRIRHRDGHYLWFETASRAIRETYTGAVVEVVSVSRDITARIQAEENKRRLEDELAHTARLVTLGELASGIAHEINQPLAAVVNYASASQRYLQSVGGDPAGVDKVGQGLARITEHANHASAVIRRLRAFLRKGQRRMQALDLAEVAREAVRLCNWEAGSAQVAVSDGLPDNLPPVFADRVLLEQVLLNLLRNAIDANRERHPGAPSQVRLEAGERDGSLAIRVIDQGPGVSEEHMSKLFTPFYTSKADGLGLGLSMSRSIIEGFGGALEAFAAEGGGLCLECRLPLGREEEPLPSGRA, encoded by the coding sequence ATGGCGTTCGAAGCTCGTCTAGCCTCCGTCCCGCTGCAGTCGTGGCTGCGCATCCAGCGCGAAGCGCCGCCCGTCGGCGAGCGGGCCGTGGCATTGCGTTGTGCGCTGCTTGGCTGTCCGCAGGTACGTCAGGCCTGGTACCTGACCTGGCAGCCTGGCACCCGTACCTATGCCCAGGAAGACGACGGGCCGCGCCTGCCACCGGGCATGGGCGACCCTCTGGAGGCCAGCGACCAGGCGCTGTTCGAGGCGCTGGGCGAGCAGCCGAGTCTGTCCTTCGAGACCCTGCGCGGGCTGCCCTGCTGGCTGGCCGGACGCCTGCGCCGGGCGGCGCTGCACCATGGCCAGGCGCTGGCGCTGGAACTCGCGTCCGGCCAGCCCGGTGTGCTGCTGCTGCAGATTGAGGATAGTGCAGGGCTGGAGTGGTTGCCGTGGTTGCGCGAGCTGCTTGTCCAGATGGTCGATCTGGCCTCGGGGCTGGTGCGCAGTGCGCCGCTGCTGTCGGCCGATCCGCAGCCAACCCTGTTGCTCGACGCCGAGGCGCGTCTGCTGGAGAGCAATGCGGCGTTGCAGGGGCTGCTCGGCGAGCGCTCGCTGGCGCAGGTCGGCGAGCTGCTACCGGTCAACCACCTGCCGCTGGTGCGCGCCTGCCTGGCGCAGGGGCGGGCCGTGGAAGCCGTGGAGGCGCAGGATGGCGAGCGCATCCTGATCTGGAGTTTCATCCCCGATCTCACCGAGCGCCGGGTGCTCGCGCGCTGTCGCGAGGCCACCCGTGAGGTTCACGAGCAGCGCGAAGCCGCGCGGGCGCGGCGGTTGTACCGGCTGATCACCGAGAACACCACCGATCTGATTTCCCGGCATACGCCCGATGGCGTATTTCTCGATGCCACCCCTGCGAGCTGGACGCTGCTCGGCTACTGGCCGGAGGAGTTGCGCGGCCTGGGAGTCGACAGCCTGCTGCATCCTCAGGATCAGATGCAGCAGGCCAAGCCGGCGCGTGAGGCTCTGGAACAGGACGGTTACCACACCATGGCCTATCGCATCCGTCATCGCGATGGTCACTACCTGTGGTTCGAGACCGCCAGCCGCGCCATCCGTGAAACCTACACCGGAGCGGTGGTGGAGGTGGTCAGTGTGTCCCGTGACATTACCGCGCGCATCCAGGCCGAGGAGAACAAGCGGCGCCTGGAGGACGAACTGGCGCACACCGCACGGCTGGTCACTCTGGGCGAACTGGCCTCGGGTATCGCCCACGAGATCAACCAGCCCCTGGCGGCGGTGGTCAACTACGCCAGTGCCAGCCAGCGCTATCTGCAGAGTGTCGGCGGCGATCCGGCCGGTGTGGACAAGGTGGGTCAGGGGCTGGCGCGCATCACCGAGCACGCCAACCATGCCTCGGCGGTGATCAGGCGTCTGCGCGCGTTTCTGCGCAAGGGCCAGCGGCGCATGCAGGCGCTGGATCTGGCCGAGGTGGCGCGCGAGGCGGTGCGCCTGTGCAACTGGGAGGCCGGTTCGGCGCAGGTGGCGGTCAGTGACGGGTTGCCGGACAATCTGCCGCCGGTATTCGCTGACCGCGTACTGCTCGAGCAGGTGCTGCTCAACCTGCTGCGCAATGCCATCGATGCCAACCGCGAGCGCCACCCCGGCGCGCCGTCACAGGTGCGTCTGGAGGCCGGCGAGCGTGACGGCAGCCTGGCGATCCGGGTGATCGATCAGGGCCCGGGTGTCAGCGAGGAGCATATGAGCAAGCTGTTCACGCCCTTTTACACCAGCAAGGCGGATGGGCTGGGGCTTGGCCTGTCCATGAGTCGCAGCATCATCGAGGGTTTCGGTGGTGCGCTGGAGGCCTTTGCGGCGGAGGGTGGCGGGCTGTGCCTGGAGTGCCGCTTGCCTCTGGGCAGGGAAGAGGAACCGCTGCCGAGTGGTCGCGCCTAG
- a CDS encoding response regulator transcription factor, whose protein sequence is MQQRVYVVDDDQGMLDSTLWLLESVGLTGVPFTSGRAFLDACDPAANACVLLDVRMPGMGGLNVQEEMRARGIDLPVIFVSGHADVPIVVRAFKAGAVDFIEKPYNEQLLLDSVQQALDRRPARQRHEPRLAEVQARLDQLTPRERDVLLPLVRGYTNREVAEQLDISVKTVDLYRSRVMKRMQAETLPELVGMAIAAGLVDPLALRSEV, encoded by the coding sequence ATGCAACAACGGGTTTATGTGGTCGATGACGATCAGGGCATGCTCGATTCGACGCTCTGGCTGCTGGAATCGGTGGGGCTGACCGGCGTGCCCTTTACCAGCGGTCGTGCCTTTCTCGATGCCTGCGACCCAGCGGCGAACGCCTGTGTGCTGCTCGATGTGCGCATGCCCGGCATGGGTGGGCTCAATGTGCAGGAGGAGATGCGTGCGCGCGGTATCGACCTGCCGGTGATCTTCGTCAGTGGCCACGCCGATGTGCCCATCGTGGTGCGGGCGTTCAAGGCTGGCGCGGTGGACTTCATCGAGAAGCCCTACAACGAGCAGTTATTGCTCGACAGCGTGCAACAGGCGCTGGACCGTCGCCCGGCCCGCCAGCGGCATGAGCCGCGTCTGGCCGAGGTGCAGGCGCGGCTCGATCAGCTCACCCCGCGCGAGCGCGATGTGCTGCTGCCGCTGGTGCGCGGCTACACCAACCGCGAGGTCGCCGAGCAGCTCGACATCAGCGTGAAAACCGTCGATCTCTACCGTTCACGGGTGATGAAGCGCATGCAGGCCGAGACGCTGCCGGAACTGGTGGGTATGGCGATCGCCGCCGGGCTGGTCGATCCACTGGCGCTGCGTTCCGAAGTGTGA
- a CDS encoding class I SAM-dependent methyltransferase, translating to MGLYDRYILPHLIDFACGMGAVMKGRSQIVPMAQGRVLEIGIGSGLNLGFYDARRVEVVVGVDPSAAMQDLARERAERCQVAVEMIALELGQIQAADASFDDIVCTFTLCTIPDVPAALGEMRRVLKPGGRLLFCEHGLAPDLPVVRWQKRLTPLWKPLAGGCHLDRDIPALIEAGGFHIRELTTGYLKGPRPMTHVYRGRAD from the coding sequence ATGGGCCTGTATGACCGCTACATCCTGCCGCACCTGATCGACTTCGCCTGCGGCATGGGCGCGGTGATGAAGGGGCGTTCGCAGATCGTGCCAATGGCGCAGGGACGCGTACTGGAAATCGGCATTGGCAGCGGTCTGAACCTGGGCTTCTATGATGCCAGGCGGGTCGAGGTGGTGGTCGGCGTCGATCCCTCCGCCGCCATGCAGGACCTGGCCCGTGAACGGGCCGAACGTTGCCAGGTAGCAGTGGAGATGATTGCCCTGGAACTGGGGCAGATTCAGGCGGCAGATGCCAGCTTCGACGATATTGTCTGCACCTTCACCTTGTGCACCATTCCCGATGTCCCCGCCGCCCTGGGCGAGATGCGCCGCGTGCTCAAGCCCGGCGGGCGCCTGCTGTTCTGCGAGCACGGCTTGGCACCGGATCTGCCGGTGGTGCGCTGGCAAAAGCGCCTGACGCCACTGTGGAAACCGCTGGCCGGCGGCTGCCATCTGGATCGAGATATCCCGGCACTGATCGAAGCCGGCGGCTTTCATATCCGTGAATTGACCACCGGCTATCTAAAGGGGCCGAGGCCTATGACCCACGTCTATCGCGGCCGGGCCGACTGA
- a CDS encoding DUF5629 family protein: protein MKPTSLIEALQDTDMLEIDGLYAWQFDLDTELLAQISAGTAGSDSAARPLLQVHCIDGRERRLWTFSLASVQGARYSETDDSWLIEGNEASHTLKCFAAYRGDNDEDDEEPDEA from the coding sequence ATGAAACCGACAAGCCTGATCGAGGCCCTGCAAGACACCGACATGCTGGAAATCGACGGTCTGTATGCCTGGCAGTTCGACCTCGACACCGAGTTGCTGGCACAGATCAGCGCCGGCACGGCAGGCAGCGACAGCGCTGCCCGACCGCTGCTGCAGGTCCATTGCATCGATGGTCGCGAGCGCCGCCTGTGGACGTTCTCCCTGGCGTCGGTGCAAGGCGCGCGCTACAGCGAAACGGACGACAGCTGGCTGATCGAAGGCAACGAAGCGAGCCACACCCTCAAGTGTTTCGCCGCCTATCGCGGCGACAACGATGAGGATGACGAAGAGCCGGACGAAGCCTGA
- a CDS encoding oxidoreductase, whose protein sequence is MYLTPQHILLAGATGLTGEHLLDRLLSEPTVARVLAPTRRPLAAHPNLENPVGDLQSLLPQLSGQVDTAFCCLGSTIKRAGSQEAFRAVDHDLVLAFARRARELGARHLVVISALGANPNSSVFYNRVKGETEEALKAMDWPQLTIARPSLLLGARREFRLGERLAAVLLRWLPGKYRGIDACVLARALWRLALEEEDGVRVIESSDLRRLGR, encoded by the coding sequence ATGTACCTGACTCCGCAGCACATCCTTCTCGCTGGCGCCACCGGACTCACCGGGGAACACCTGCTCGACCGCCTGCTCAGCGAGCCCACTGTCGCCCGCGTGCTGGCACCGACCCGCCGGCCACTGGCCGCCCATCCAAATCTGGAAAACCCGGTAGGCGATCTGCAGAGCCTGCTGCCGCAGTTGTCCGGCCAGGTCGATACCGCGTTCTGCTGCCTGGGCAGCACCATCAAGCGCGCCGGCTCACAGGAAGCCTTCCGCGCCGTCGATCACGATCTGGTGCTGGCCTTTGCCCGCCGCGCACGCGAGCTGGGCGCACGGCATCTGGTGGTCATCAGCGCGCTGGGGGCCAACCCGAACTCATCGGTGTTCTACAACCGCGTCAAGGGCGAAACCGAAGAAGCCCTGAAAGCCATGGACTGGCCACAACTGACCATCGCCCGTCCGTCGCTGCTGCTCGGCGCACGTCGTGAATTCCGCCTCGGCGAGCGCCTGGCCGCCGTGCTGCTGCGCTGGCTGCCGGGCAAGTACCGCGGCATCGACGCCTGCGTCCTGGCCCGCGCCCTCTGGCGTCTGGCACTGGAAGAGGAAGACGGCGTACGCGTGATAGAGTCCTCCGACCTGCGTCGCCTGGGGCGCTGA
- a CDS encoding C13 family peptidase — protein MNPLALRLLPLCLSLLIAGCDDARPLLPANATLPDGGQYRGEIVDGLLQGPGRLDYRNGSWFIGQFKDGMLEGSGEWQGPGGEHYLGEFHEGMFHGQGTLTYSDGSRYEGSFERNRFSGVGLLEQGGQRYQGEFLDDRFHGLGKLEMADGSSFQGQFVKGQPEGQGVRIDAYGNQFSGVFAQGLLNGQGSYQNADGDNYSGGFQNDEFHGKGRYQSAGGETWAGEFVEGVMQGPGEYTDDNGTRYLGEFADWQYEGEGLLTLPDGSAYRGHFSGGEYNGKGTLTLADGSRQSGTWQNGRLVRDEQGRMLPDSLELGLLQQGQLLDEAIAAIPASTPERELYALTLAGDGKQSVFMREADYVGRLMRERFGAHGSISLVNHRDHLADRPLATRENLTRVVQALAERSGEEDLIFIYLTSHGSRRHELNLDQPRLQLADLPASELAALLAPLRQRNKVVVISACYSGGFIPPLKDEKTLVMTAARADRVSFGCSEENDFTYFGRALFAEALGETDNLERAFELASERVAEREQSDGFEPSEPQIWAPRGVLQSWRELRQSQAERALGAVAIGPARD, from the coding sequence ATGAATCCCCTTGCCCTGCGCCTGCTGCCTCTTTGCCTGTCCCTGCTGATCGCCGGTTGCGACGACGCACGCCCGCTGTTGCCGGCCAACGCCACCCTGCCCGATGGCGGTCAGTATCGCGGCGAGATCGTCGACGGATTGCTGCAAGGCCCGGGCCGCCTGGACTACCGCAATGGCAGCTGGTTCATCGGCCAGTTCAAGGACGGCATGCTCGAAGGCAGCGGCGAATGGCAAGGGCCCGGCGGCGAGCACTACCTGGGCGAATTTCACGAAGGCATGTTCCATGGCCAGGGCACCCTGACCTACAGCGATGGCAGCCGCTACGAAGGCAGTTTCGAACGCAACAGGTTCAGCGGCGTCGGGCTGCTTGAACAGGGAGGTCAGCGCTACCAGGGGGAATTTCTCGACGACCGCTTTCATGGCCTGGGCAAACTGGAAATGGCTGATGGCAGCAGCTTCCAGGGCCAGTTCGTCAAAGGCCAGCCAGAGGGCCAGGGCGTGCGTATCGATGCCTACGGCAACCAGTTCAGCGGCGTATTCGCCCAGGGTCTGCTCAACGGCCAGGGCAGCTACCAGAATGCAGATGGCGACAACTACAGCGGCGGATTTCAGAACGACGAGTTCCACGGCAAGGGCCGCTATCAGAGTGCTGGCGGCGAGACCTGGGCCGGCGAATTCGTCGAAGGAGTGATGCAGGGCCCCGGTGAATATACCGATGACAACGGCACCCGTTATCTCGGCGAGTTCGCCGACTGGCAGTACGAAGGCGAAGGCCTGCTTACCCTGCCCGATGGCAGCGCATACCGCGGGCATTTCTCCGGCGGCGAGTACAACGGCAAGGGTACCCTGACCCTGGCCGACGGCAGCCGTCAATCCGGCACCTGGCAAAACGGGCGCCTGGTACGTGACGAACAGGGCCGAATGCTGCCGGACAGCCTCGAACTGGGCCTGCTGCAGCAGGGCCAATTGCTCGACGAGGCCATCGCCGCGATCCCCGCCTCGACACCGGAACGCGAACTCTATGCACTGACCCTGGCGGGCGACGGCAAGCAGAGCGTGTTCATGCGCGAAGCCGACTATGTCGGCCGGTTGATGCGCGAGCGCTTTGGCGCCCATGGCAGCATCAGCCTGGTCAACCACCGCGATCATCTCGCCGACCGCCCGCTGGCCACCCGCGAGAACCTCACCCGCGTGGTCCAGGCCCTGGCCGAGCGCAGCGGCGAGGAAGACCTGATCTTCATCTACCTGACCAGCCATGGCTCGCGCCGTCATGAACTCAATCTCGACCAGCCACGCCTGCAACTGGCCGACCTGCCCGCCAGCGAGCTGGCCGCGCTGCTCGCCCCGCTCAGGCAACGCAACAAGGTGGTCGTGATTTCGGCCTGCTACTCGGGCGGCTTCATCCCGCCGCTGAAGGACGAAAAGACCCTGGTGATGACCGCCGCACGCGCCGACCGGGTGTCCTTCGGTTGCAGCGAAGAGAACGACTTCACCTACTTCGGCCGCGCGCTGTTCGCCGAGGCGCTGGGTGAAACCGACAACCTCGAACGGGCCTTCGAACTGGCCAGCGAACGCGTCGCCGAGCGTGAGCAGAGCGACGGCTTCGAACCTTCCGAGCCGCAGATCTGGGCGCCTCGCGGCGTGCTCCAGAGCTGGCGCGAACTGCGCCAGAGCCAGGCCGAGCGTGCGCTCGGTGCCGTGGCCATTGGCCCGGCAAGGGACTAG
- a CDS encoding MaoC family dehydratase, with product MPFVPVAELKDHVGKELGKSEWLTIDQERINQFAECTGDHQFIHVDPEKARLTPFGTTIAHGFLSLSLMPMLMETIMIMPQGLKMAVNYGLDSVRFIQPVKVDSRVRLVVTLTDATEKNPGQWLLKARAVLEIEGQEKPAYIAEPLTLCFV from the coding sequence ATGCCGTTCGTACCCGTAGCTGAACTCAAGGACCATGTTGGCAAGGAACTCGGCAAGTCCGAGTGGCTGACCATCGATCAGGAACGCATCAACCAGTTCGCCGAGTGTACCGGCGACCACCAGTTCATCCACGTCGACCCGGAAAAGGCCAGGCTGACTCCCTTCGGCACCACCATCGCCCACGGTTTCCTCTCGCTGTCGCTGATGCCGATGCTGATGGAAACGATCATGATCATGCCGCAGGGCCTGAAGATGGCGGTGAACTACGGCCTCGACAGCGTGCGCTTCATCCAGCCGGTCAAGGTCGACTCCAGGGTGCGCCTGGTGGTGACCCTCACCGATGCCACCGAGAAGAACCCCGGCCAGTGGCTGCTCAAGGCACGCGCCGTACTGGAGATCGAAGGCCAGGAGAAACCGGCCTACATCGCCGAACCGCTGACCCTCTGCTTCGTCTGA
- a CDS encoding CidA/LrgA family protein, whose protein sequence is MLLRGLSWLVLCQLLGTVINVLLLPMLPGPIIGMLLLFVFLMLRGEVGESLNVASSSLLKYLPLILVPPAVGVMAYAGDIAADFWAVVGALVLSLLVSLAFAGWLMQKLIERQQRREDA, encoded by the coding sequence ATGCTGCTTCGCGGCCTTTCCTGGCTGGTGCTGTGCCAGTTGCTGGGCACCGTCATCAACGTCCTGCTGTTGCCGATGCTGCCCGGGCCGATCATCGGCATGCTGCTGCTGTTCGTCTTTCTCATGCTGCGTGGCGAGGTCGGCGAGTCGCTGAACGTCGCGTCCAGCAGTCTGCTCAAGTACCTGCCGCTGATTCTGGTACCGCCTGCCGTGGGCGTGATGGCCTATGCCGGTGATATCGCCGCCGATTTCTGGGCCGTGGTCGGCGCGCTGGTGCTGTCGCTGCTGGTATCGCTGGCCTTTGCCGGCTGGCTGATGCAGAAACTGATCGAGCGCCAGCAGCGCCGGGAGGACGCATGA
- a CDS encoding LrgB family protein produces MSPDWQGAWQALTHHPLFGIGITLGAYQLAMAAYERTRWVFLQPVLVSMLTVIGILLLCGLGFAEYRNSVAALTLLLGPATVALAVPLYLNLRRIRQLFWPIILTLLIGGTVATLLGAALAWLFGAERLMLMSMAPKSVTSPIAMLVADQIGGIAALAAVFVMITGVIGAIVGPSILRLCRVHHPAAQGMALGITAHAVGTARALQESDECGAFAALAMSLMGVITAVLLPLAIAMFL; encoded by the coding sequence ATGAGTCCGGATTGGCAGGGCGCCTGGCAGGCGCTGACCCATCACCCGCTGTTCGGCATCGGCATCACCCTGGGCGCCTACCAGCTGGCCATGGCTGCCTACGAACGTACCCGCTGGGTGTTCCTGCAGCCGGTACTGGTCTCGATGCTCACGGTGATCGGCATCCTGCTCCTGTGCGGTCTGGGCTTCGCCGAATATCGCAACAGCGTCGCGGCGCTGACTCTGCTGCTCGGCCCGGCTACCGTGGCCCTGGCCGTGCCGCTGTATCTGAACCTGCGACGGATCCGCCAGTTGTTCTGGCCCATCATCCTCACCCTGCTGATCGGCGGTACCGTCGCCACGCTGCTCGGGGCAGCGCTGGCCTGGCTGTTCGGCGCCGAACGGCTGATGCTGATGAGCATGGCGCCGAAGTCGGTGACCTCGCCGATCGCCATGCTGGTGGCCGACCAGATTGGCGGTATCGCGGCGCTGGCCGCGGTGTTCGTGATGATCACCGGGGTCATCGGTGCCATCGTCGGGCCGTCGATCCTGCGCCTGTGCCGGGTTCATCACCCGGCGGCGCAGGGTATGGCGCTGGGTATTACCGCACACGCCGTGGGCACGGCGCGCGCGCTGCAGGAAAGCGACGAGTGTGGCGCCTTCGCTGCGCTGGCGATGAGCCTGATGGGGGTGATCACCGCGGTGCTGTTGCCGCTGGCGATCGCCATGTTCCTGTGA